The proteins below are encoded in one region of Campylobacter helveticus:
- a CDS encoding capsule biosynthesis protein, with the protein MEENKTLLDKIKDLSILDSFKIVWFLMIFVVIYYVFIAADRYVSSMSLSVRSTSGESVQASGILSLLSTTSNNSEDMKYLRGYIHSLDLLQKLEEKIKLKELYQEQFIDLPNKIYNSSSTESYLKYFQNRVKLRVDDKTGLLNVDVEGFTPESAKIIAQSIMEESEKFINEISHKAAREQMKFAEEEVNTYKERYLKAQNALISFQNKYGVFDPLKQAESKEKLIAQIEANLAQREAALLNLQSYMNDSAPEVIALKSEILAIKKQLEREVAKISTNNSNEKKLNDMAAKFQNLTIEAKFAQQAYEAALKAYESARIEAGRKIKQLVIVQSPNLPESARYPERIYNIITAFLILSLIFGITKFVKMIIEEHRY; encoded by the coding sequence ATGGAAGAAAATAAAACTTTATTAGATAAAATTAAGGACTTAAGCATACTAGATTCTTTTAAAATCGTATGGTTTTTGATGATTTTTGTAGTTATTTATTATGTTTTCATCGCAGCCGATAGATATGTAAGCTCGATGAGTCTTAGTGTGCGTTCAACCAGCGGAGAAAGTGTCCAAGCAAGTGGAATTTTATCTTTACTCAGCACCACTTCTAATAATAGTGAAGATATGAAATACCTACGCGGATATATTCATTCTCTTGACTTGTTGCAAAAACTAGAAGAAAAAATTAAACTTAAAGAACTTTATCAAGAACAATTCATTGATTTACCTAACAAAATTTACAACTCAAGTTCAACCGAAAGCTATCTTAAATATTTTCAAAACCGCGTTAAACTTAGGGTTGATGACAAAACGGGACTTTTAAATGTCGATGTGGAGGGCTTTACACCGGAGTCTGCTAAAATCATAGCCCAAAGCATTATGGAGGAAAGCGAAAAATTTATCAATGAAATTTCTCATAAGGCGGCAAGAGAGCAAATGAAATTTGCCGAAGAAGAGGTTAATACCTACAAAGAAAGGTATTTAAAAGCACAAAATGCTCTCATATCTTTTCAAAATAAATATGGAGTTTTTGACCCCCTTAAACAGGCTGAAAGTAAGGAAAAGCTCATCGCTCAAATCGAGGCAAACCTAGCCCAAAGAGAAGCTGCTCTTTTGAATTTGCAAAGCTATATGAATGATAGCGCCCCTGAAGTTATCGCGTTAAAATCCGAAATTCTAGCAATCAAAAAACAATTAGAACGCGAAGTGGCAAAAATTTCAACAAATAATTCAAATGAGAAAAAACTCAATGATATGGCGGCTAAATTTCAAAATCTTACCATAGAGGCGAAATTCGCCCAGCAAGCTTATGAGGCAGCTCTTAAAGCTTATGAAAGTGCGAGGATAGAGGCTGGAAGGAAAATTAAGCAGCTTGTTATCGTGCAAAGTCCCAATTTGCCGGAAAGTGCGAGATACCCTGAAAGGATTTATAATATCATCACAGCTTTTTTAATTTTATCTTTAATTTTTGGCATTACGAAATTTGTGAAAATGATTATAGAGGAGCATAGATATTAA